In Sulfitobacter sp. W027, a single window of DNA contains:
- a CDS encoding DsbA family protein has protein sequence MFARLVAPAFASALALATPAVAMDLTELTDAERAQFRAEVRAYLMENPEVILQAVEQMQNRQAEAQMQADFDLVTANADEIFDDGYSWVGGNPDGDITLVEFLDYRCGYCKRAHGEVAKLLDTDGNIKLIVKEFPILGDQSLLASRFAVATKLVAGGDAYKQLNDALMAFNGEVSLPALRRLGESFELDVAAIEAKMDSDEVTQEIAQTRALAQKLQITGTPTFVMQDEMLRGYLPYDQMMALVEEKRG, from the coding sequence ATGTTCGCCCGCCTCGTCGCCCCTGCCTTTGCCAGCGCACTGGCCCTCGCCACCCCCGCCGTGGCCATGGACCTGACCGAGCTCACCGACGCTGAGCGCGCACAGTTCCGCGCCGAAGTCCGCGCCTATCTGATGGAAAACCCCGAGGTGATCCTTCAAGCGGTTGAGCAGATGCAAAACCGTCAGGCCGAAGCGCAGATGCAGGCGGATTTCGATCTGGTCACCGCCAACGCCGATGAGATCTTTGACGACGGCTATTCTTGGGTCGGTGGCAACCCTGATGGGGACATCACGCTGGTCGAATTCCTTGACTACCGCTGCGGCTATTGCAAACGCGCCCATGGCGAAGTGGCCAAGCTGCTAGATACTGATGGCAATATCAAACTTATCGTCAAAGAGTTCCCAATCCTCGGCGATCAGTCCCTGCTCGCTTCACGCTTTGCCGTGGCCACCAAACTGGTCGCGGGGGGCGATGCCTATAAGCAGTTGAACGACGCACTGATGGCCTTCAACGGTGAAGTCTCCCTGCCTGCGCTGCGCCGTTTGGGCGAAAGCTTTGAACTGGATGTCGCGGCGATCGAGGCCAAGATGGACAGCGATGAAGTTACCCAAGAAATCGCCCAGACCCGCGCCTTGGCGCAAAAGCTGCAGATCACCGGCACCCCCACATTCGTCATGCAAGATGAAATGCTGCGCGGTTACCTGCCCTACGATCAAATGATGGCACTGGTGGAAGAAAAACGCGGCTAA
- a CDS encoding pyridoxal phosphate-dependent aminotransferase encodes MRNSTRSAVDPFIVMDVMQAASAAEEAGRHIIHMEVGQPGTGAPKAATEALTKAMGEGALGYTVALGLPALRARIAQMYGEWYNVDLDPARVVITPGSSGGFLLAFTALFDSGDRVGIGAPGYPSYRQILRALGMQPIDLPAAPENRYQPVAADFAGQDLRGLLVASPANPSGTMLDRPALSALTDACAANDMSFISDEIYHGIEYDKKAVTALEVTDDCYVINSFSKYFSMTGWRVGWMVVPEDQVRVVERIAQNMFICAPHASQIAALASMDCDDELQANLAVYRRNRDLMIDGLKDAGFTDIAPPDGAFYVYADVSRFTDDSRAFAAEILDKAGVAVTPGLDFDPARGHKTLRFSYARSTADMEEGIARLKAFMAAR; translated from the coding sequence ATGCGCAATTCAACCCGATCTGCCGTTGATCCCTTTATCGTGATGGACGTGATGCAGGCCGCCAGTGCCGCCGAAGAAGCGGGCCGCCACATCATTCATATGGAGGTCGGGCAACCCGGCACCGGTGCGCCCAAAGCGGCCACTGAAGCGCTGACCAAGGCCATGGGCGAAGGGGCGTTAGGCTATACAGTGGCGCTTGGTTTGCCTGCGTTGCGCGCAAGGATCGCGCAGATGTATGGCGAGTGGTACAACGTTGACCTTGATCCGGCGCGGGTGGTGATCACCCCCGGATCCTCGGGCGGTTTTTTGCTGGCCTTCACCGCGTTGTTTGATTCCGGTGATCGCGTCGGCATCGGCGCGCCGGGCTATCCCAGTTACCGTCAAATCCTGCGGGCCTTGGGCATGCAGCCAATTGATCTGCCCGCCGCACCAGAGAACCGCTACCAGCCTGTGGCGGCGGATTTCGCGGGGCAAGACCTGCGCGGGTTGCTGGTAGCCTCACCTGCCAACCCTTCGGGCACCATGCTGGACCGCCCGGCGCTTTCGGCGCTCACAGATGCCTGTGCCGCCAATGACATGTCCTTCATCTCGGATGAGATTTACCACGGTATTGAATATGACAAGAAGGCCGTGACCGCGCTGGAGGTCACCGACGACTGCTATGTCATCAACTCCTTCTCCAAGTATTTCTCGATGACCGGGTGGCGCGTGGGTTGGATGGTGGTGCCCGAAGATCAGGTGCGCGTGGTTGAGCGGATCGCGCAGAACATGTTCATCTGCGCCCCCCATGCCAGCCAGATTGCGGCACTGGCGTCCATGGATTGTGATGATGAATTGCAGGCCAATCTTGCGGTCTATCGCCGCAATCGGGATCTGATGATCGACGGGCTGAAGGACGCCGGTTTCACCGATATCGCCCCGCCCGATGGGGCGTTTTACGTCTATGCGGATGTTTCGCGTTTCACCGATGACAGCCGTGCCTTTGCGGCGGAAATTCTCGACAAAGCAGGGGTGGCCGTGACCCCCGGTCTCGACTTCGATCCGGCGCGGGGCCATAAGACGCTGCGCTTTTCCTACGCGCGCAGCACGGCGGATATGGAAGAGGGCATCGCCCGGCTCAAAGCTTTCATGGCTGCACGCTGA
- a CDS encoding N-acetylmuramoyl-L-alanine amidase, with product MRAVLKGLAMALACAVPVAGAAQELTALARVDPMESTVKDGWFGKTDLTVALSQGVPFRVFLLDDPARLIVDFREADWSEVARGDLLDKPGRISALRYGAFQPGWSRLVADLAEPMVPAEIGMPVDTASGKARLEITLKSVDAEVFAKAAGVPIDPAWTTALTAPPKPPAVDKNTFTVVLDPGHGGIDPGAQREGLDEKDLMLNFARDLRDALRRKGVDVLLTRDDDLFVALEHRVAIAHQAEADLFISLHADSLSHGGASGATVYTLSDDASDVATEHLAARHDRSDIIAGADLTGSDDQVAGILLDLARQETEPRSDALAKVLVEGMREAGGPMNNRPLRRAGFSVLKSADIPSVLVEVGFLSSKRDLTNLRDPVWRASMVSAMADAIVTWRDQDAVLKPLIRK from the coding sequence ATGCGGGCAGTTCTAAAGGGTCTGGCAATGGCGCTGGCCTGTGCAGTGCCGGTGGCCGGGGCGGCGCAGGAGTTGACCGCATTGGCGCGGGTCGATCCGATGGAGAGCACGGTAAAAGACGGGTGGTTCGGCAAGACCGACCTAACCGTGGCGCTGAGCCAAGGGGTGCCTTTCCGTGTTTTCTTGCTGGATGACCCCGCCCGGTTGATCGTCGACTTCCGCGAGGCGGATTGGAGTGAGGTGGCTCGCGGCGATTTGCTGGACAAACCCGGTCGCATTTCGGCCCTGCGTTATGGCGCGTTTCAACCCGGTTGGTCGCGGCTGGTCGCCGATCTGGCCGAACCGATGGTGCCTGCGGAAATCGGCATGCCGGTGGATACGGCTAGCGGCAAAGCGCGCCTGGAAATTACGTTGAAATCCGTCGATGCCGAGGTCTTTGCCAAGGCTGCGGGCGTGCCGATTGATCCGGCGTGGACCACAGCGCTCACCGCGCCGCCAAAGCCGCCAGCGGTCGACAAAAACACCTTTACTGTCGTGCTCGACCCCGGCCATGGCGGCATCGACCCCGGTGCGCAGCGCGAAGGGCTGGATGAAAAAGACCTGATGCTGAACTTTGCCCGCGACCTGCGCGATGCGCTGCGGCGCAAGGGGGTGGATGTGCTGCTGACCCGTGACGATGATCTTTTTGTCGCGTTGGAGCACCGCGTCGCCATTGCCCATCAGGCCGAAGCCGATCTCTTCATCTCGCTTCATGCCGACAGCCTTTCGCATGGCGGGGCAAGCGGGGCGACAGTCTATACGCTTTCCGATGATGCGAGCGATGTGGCGACCGAACATCTTGCCGCGCGGCATGACCGGTCTGACATTATAGCTGGCGCAGACCTGACAGGGTCGGACGATCAAGTGGCGGGCATTCTGCTTGATCTTGCGCGCCAAGAGACCGAGCCACGCTCGGACGCCTTGGCCAAGGTCTTGGTTGAAGGGATGCGCGAAGCGGGCGGGCCGATGAACAACCGCCCCCTGCGCCGCGCCGGGTTTTCGGTCCTGAAGTCTGCGGATATTCCGTCGGTTCTGGTCGAGGTGGGTTTTCTCAGTTCCAAGCGGGATTTGACCAACTTGCGTGATCCGGTGTGGCGCGCGTCTATGGTAAGTGCGATGGCCGATGCGATTGTTACCTGGCGCGATCAGGATGCAGTGCTCAAGCCTTTGATCAGAAAGTAA
- a CDS encoding penicillin-binding protein 1A, translated as MFRFVLSFLGGIFTTLTLSVGMVALTIGAVFWMYGRDLPSHESLAQYTPPTISRIYSGQGRLIDEFAKERRLFAPANTIPDLVKQAFISAEDKNFYTHEGYDLRGIGAAAVDAVKSRGRDVRGASTITQQVMKNFLLSGDRRAERKIKEIILATRIEETLSKEKILELYLNEIFLGQNSYGVAAASQTYFNKTLSELAPHEAAFLASLPKAPSDYHPVRRKDRLLARRNFVLREMKENGYITAAEYETEVALPLRSVQNGDFESFKAELPPRDYFTDEIRRQLSEDFGEGEFFTGGLTVRATIDNEMQPIAANALRQQLEQYDRGQGIWRGTRFDIPADQLSSEEKWRAALADLRVPRDIDLENQWYPAVVLEVGASDARIGIEGVEEDEDGHWIPAKDVQWARKRLDDGKLGPKAQVAGDLLEVGEVVLVRRMTADSDGSFIRWTLRQVPEVQGGFVAMDVHTGRVIAMQGGFSYQSSVFNRATQAKRQPGSSFKPFVYASALDSGYSPATIVVDAPIEINTPQGVWRPQNASHKFYGPTPLRTGIEQSRNLMTIRLAQEVGMDVVGSYAERFGVYDDLAPLLSNALGSQETTLYQMVSAYAMFANGGERVQPTLVDRVQDRYGRTVYKHDERKCYDCEQINLAPGAAPRIISNRERVMDPVTAYQLTSMMRGVVERGTARNAINLPVPIAGKTGTTNDEKDAWFVGFSSNVVAGCYIGFDTPRPMGRGAGGGRLCAPVFQSFMSQAIKKYGGGDFKVPEQCRFIKIDRFTGARLSDNASGANVVSECFRDGEEPLFGISFDGGFAMGADLPLVEELGGSAASSSRQVTTSTGKKATVGPKASFGTLSSGGLY; from the coding sequence GTGTTTCGATTTGTCCTGTCCTTTCTGGGGGGTATTTTTACCACCCTGACCCTGAGCGTCGGCATGGTGGCTTTGACCATCGGGGCGGTGTTCTGGATGTATGGCCGGGATTTGCCCAGTCATGAATCGCTGGCGCAATATACGCCGCCGACAATCAGCCGGATTTACTCGGGCCAAGGTCGTTTGATCGACGAATTTGCCAAAGAACGCCGCCTTTTCGCCCCGGCAAACACCATTCCCGATCTGGTGAAACAGGCCTTCATTTCAGCGGAAGACAAGAACTTCTACACCCACGAAGGCTATGACCTTCGCGGCATTGGTGCGGCGGCGGTTGATGCGGTGAAATCACGCGGGCGCGATGTGCGCGGCGCGTCGACCATCACGCAGCAGGTGATGAAGAACTTCCTGCTCTCCGGCGACCGGCGGGCCGAGCGCAAGATCAAAGAGATCATCCTCGCCACGCGGATCGAAGAGACGCTGAGCAAGGAGAAGATCCTTGAGTTGTATCTCAACGAGATTTTCCTTGGTCAGAACTCCTATGGTGTCGCCGCGGCCAGCCAGACATATTTCAACAAAACGTTGAGCGAGTTGGCCCCGCATGAGGCGGCTTTCCTCGCCTCACTGCCCAAAGCGCCGTCGGATTATCACCCGGTGCGCCGGAAGGACCGCCTGCTGGCGCGGCGGAACTTCGTGCTGCGCGAGATGAAAGAAAACGGCTATATCACCGCGGCAGAATATGAGACCGAGGTGGCGCTGCCGCTACGCTCGGTTCAGAATGGCGATTTCGAGAGTTTCAAGGCTGAACTGCCGCCGCGGGATTATTTCACCGACGAAATTCGTCGCCAGTTGAGCGAAGACTTCGGCGAGGGTGAATTCTTTACCGGTGGTCTGACCGTGCGTGCGACCATCGACAATGAAATGCAGCCCATCGCCGCCAATGCGCTGCGCCAGCAGCTAGAGCAATATGACCGCGGACAGGGCATCTGGCGCGGCACGCGGTTTGATATTCCCGCCGACCAGTTGAGCAGCGAAGAGAAATGGCGCGCTGCCCTCGCGGACCTGCGGGTGCCGCGCGACATTGATCTGGAGAACCAGTGGTATCCGGCGGTGGTGCTTGAGGTCGGGGCCAGCGATGCCCGGATCGGCATTGAAGGGGTCGAGGAAGACGAAGACGGTCACTGGATCCCCGCCAAAGACGTGCAATGGGCGCGCAAGCGCTTGGACGACGGCAAGCTGGGGCCAAAGGCGCAGGTGGCGGGCGACTTGCTTGAGGTTGGCGAAGTGGTCTTGGTGCGCCGTATGACCGCTGACAGCGACGGGTCGTTTATCCGCTGGACGCTGCGGCAGGTGCCCGAGGTGCAGGGCGGTTTCGTTGCGATGGACGTGCACACGGGCCGGGTAATCGCGATGCAGGGCGGGTTCTCTTACCAGTCGAGTGTCTTTAACCGCGCCACCCAAGCCAAACGCCAGCCGGGGTCGAGCTTTAAGCCCTTCGTCTATGCTTCTGCGCTCGACAGTGGCTATAGCCCCGCGACCATCGTGGTGGACGCCCCGATTGAGATAAACACACCGCAGGGCGTCTGGCGGCCACAGAACGCCTCGCATAAATTCTATGGCCCCACGCCTCTGCGCACCGGGATCGAACAGTCGCGCAACCTGATGACCATCCGACTGGCCCAAGAGGTCGGGATGGATGTGGTTGGCAGCTACGCGGAGCGTTTCGGGGTCTATGACGATCTGGCGCCGCTGCTGTCCAATGCGCTCGGCAGTCAGGAAACCACGCTTTATCAAATGGTTTCGGCCTATGCGATGTTCGCCAATGGTGGGGAGCGCGTGCAGCCCACACTGGTGGATCGGGTGCAGGACCGCTATGGCCGAACCGTCTACAAACATGACGAGCGCAAATGCTACGACTGTGAGCAGATCAACCTCGCGCCGGGCGCAGCGCCTCGGATCATCTCGAACCGTGAGCGGGTGATGGACCCGGTGACGGCCTATCAGCTGACCTCAATGATGCGCGGCGTGGTAGAGCGCGGCACGGCCCGCAATGCCATCAATCTGCCGGTGCCAATCGCGGGCAAGACCGGCACCACCAACGATGAGAAAGACGCATGGTTCGTCGGCTTTTCGTCCAACGTTGTGGCGGGTTGCTACATTGGTTTCGACACCCCGCGCCCGATGGGCCGGGGGGCAGGCGGCGGGCGGCTTTGCGCGCCAGTGTTCCAAAGCTTCATGAGTCAAGCGATCAAGAAATACGGTGGCGGTGACTTCAAGGTTCCCGAGCAGTGCCGCTTTATCAAGATCGACCGTTTCACCGGCGCGCGGCTGAGCGATAATGCGTCGGGTGCCAATGTCGTGTCGGAATGTTTCCGCGACGGCGAAGAGCCGCTCTTTGGCATCTCATTCGACGGCGGCTTTGCCATGGGCGCCGATTTGCCACTGGTCGAGGAACTCGGCGGCTCTGCTGCTTCCTCGTCGCGTCAGGTCACCACATCGACGGGCAAAAAGGCCACCGTCGGCCCCAAGGCAAGCTTTGGCACGCTGAGCTCGGGCGGTCTTTACTAA
- the prfB gene encoding peptide chain release factor 2 has protein sequence MRAEAQNTADQISKSLELLAQRLDVETAPYRLEEFNARVEDPNLWDNPDAAQKLMRERQSLVDAIDTYEGIKQELADNVELIELGEMEGDEEVIKEAEVALKTLAKTAAQKELEALLNGEADSNDTFLEINSGAGGTESCDWASMLARMYVRWAEKKGYKVELQAESAGEEAGIKSATYKIEGHNAYGWLKSESGVHRLVRISPFDSAAKRHTSFTSVKVYPVVDDNIEIEVNPSDIRIDTYRSSGAGGQHVNTTDSAVRITHHPTGIVVTSSEKSQHQNRDIAMKALKSRLYQMELDKRSALVNEAHENAGDAGWGNQIRSYVLQPYQMVKDLRTNYETSDTKGVLDGDLDGLMGATLALAVSGKSRAEAQGD, from the coding sequence ATGCGCGCAGAGGCACAGAATACCGCGGACCAGATCAGCAAATCGCTGGAATTGCTGGCCCAGCGACTGGATGTGGAGACCGCGCCTTACCGGCTGGAAGAATTCAACGCCCGAGTCGAAGACCCGAACCTTTGGGACAACCCCGATGCGGCGCAGAAGCTGATGCGCGAACGGCAGTCGTTGGTGGATGCCATCGACACCTATGAAGGCATCAAGCAAGAGCTGGCCGATAACGTCGAGCTGATCGAACTGGGTGAGATGGAAGGCGACGAAGAGGTCATCAAAGAGGCCGAAGTCGCGCTGAAAACCCTCGCTAAGACCGCCGCGCAGAAGGAACTCGAAGCGCTGCTGAACGGCGAGGCTGACAGCAACGACACCTTCCTCGAAATTAACTCTGGCGCGGGCGGCACGGAAAGCTGCGACTGGGCTAGCATGCTGGCGCGGATGTATGTCCGCTGGGCCGAGAAGAAAGGCTATAAGGTCGAGCTTCAGGCCGAAAGTGCGGGCGAAGAGGCGGGGATCAAATCCGCGACCTATAAGATTGAAGGGCATAACGCCTATGGGTGGCTGAAGTCCGAAAGCGGCGTGCACCGTCTGGTGCGCATCTCGCCCTTTGACTCGGCGGCCAAGCGGCACACCTCCTTTACTTCCGTGAAGGTCTACCCGGTGGTCGATGACAATATCGAGATCGAAGTGAACCCCTCGGACATCCGCATCGACACTTACCGGTCGTCGGGCGCGGGCGGTCAGCACGTGAACACTACCGACTCGGCGGTGCGGATCACCCACCACCCCACCGGGATCGTTGTAACCTCTTCGGAAAAGTCGCAGCACCAAAACCGTGACATCGCCATGAAAGCGCTGAAATCGCGGCTCTATCAGATGGAGTTGGACAAGCGTTCGGCGCTGGTCAACGAAGCGCATGAGAACGCGGGCGATGCGGGCTGGGGCAATCAGATCCGGTCTTATGTGTTGCAGCCCTACCAGATGGTGAAGGACCTGCGCACTAATTACGAGACTTCGGACACCAAGGGCGTGCTCGACGGTGACCTTGATGGTCTGATGGGGGCAACGCTGGCACTGGCGGTTTCGGGCAAGAGCCGGGCCGAGGCGCAGGGCGACTGA
- a CDS encoding amidase, which yields MDLLDWDASDLSEALVARRISAVELMQATLARTEAVNGKVNAIVSLRDRDTLLAEAQVADASPRKGWLHGIPMAIKDLADAEGLPTSQGSPLFGLESATRDHPAVARHRAAGAIFIGKTNTPEFGLGSHTFNPVHGATRNPYDLSRSAGGSSGGAAAALAARLVAVADGSDMMGSLRNPAGWNNVYGMRPTWGSVPSDDGGDLFLHQLATLGPMARSPRDLAALLDVMRGADPRQPLTRFGPDTAPDIDAALPAQRVGWLGDWGGAFPCEPGIIDLSETALNRLAGLGHEVTPIAAPFDADAMWESWITLRSFAVAGSLGAIYDDPARRDGLKPAAQWEVARGQGFSAVEIQRASSIRSDWFRVVHALFEKVDVLVLPSAQVWPFDVEQVHPTEINGQPMDTYHRWMQVVVPASLIGLPVVNIPAGFDGRGLPLGLQLIGKPGSDAQLLKLAQGWHRATGYPQAQPPQL from the coding sequence ATGGATTTGCTAGATTGGGACGCTTCGGACCTGTCCGAGGCGCTGGTCGCGCGCAGGATTTCTGCAGTCGAGTTGATGCAGGCGACGCTGGCGCGGACCGAGGCGGTGAATGGCAAGGTGAACGCCATCGTGTCGCTGCGCGACCGTGACACACTCTTGGCCGAGGCGCAGGTGGCGGATGCGAGCCCCCGTAAAGGCTGGCTGCATGGGATCCCCATGGCGATCAAGGACCTGGCGGATGCTGAAGGGCTACCAACCTCGCAAGGGTCGCCCCTTTTTGGCTTAGAATCAGCCACGCGTGATCATCCCGCCGTTGCGCGGCACCGCGCGGCAGGGGCAATTTTCATCGGCAAAACCAACACCCCGGAGTTTGGCCTTGGCAGCCATACGTTCAATCCGGTCCATGGCGCGACGCGCAACCCTTACGACCTGAGCCGCTCGGCGGGCGGGTCCTCAGGCGGGGCGGCGGCGGCACTGGCGGCGCGGTTGGTTGCGGTGGCGGATGGTTCCGACATGATGGGCTCGCTTCGCAACCCGGCGGGCTGGAACAACGTCTACGGGATGCGGCCCACGTGGGGCAGCGTGCCCTCCGATGACGGCGGCGATCTGTTTTTACATCAGCTTGCGACTTTGGGACCGATGGCACGCAGCCCGCGTGACCTCGCCGCCCTGCTGGATGTGATGCGCGGCGCGGACCCGCGCCAACCTCTGACCCGCTTCGGCCCGGATACAGCCCCTGATATCGACGCTGCACTGCCCGCACAGCGTGTGGGCTGGCTCGGCGATTGGGGCGGTGCCTTCCCTTGCGAGCCGGGGATCATTGACCTCAGCGAAACCGCTTTGAACCGTTTGGCCGGGCTGGGGCATGAGGTCACGCCGATCGCCGCGCCCTTTGATGCAGATGCAATGTGGGAAAGCTGGATCACGTTGCGGTCCTTTGCCGTGGCGGGTTCCTTGGGGGCAATCTACGACGATCCGGCGCGGCGGGACGGGTTGAAACCCGCAGCGCAATGGGAGGTCGCGCGCGGGCAGGGGTTCTCGGCCGTGGAAATTCAGCGCGCCAGCAGCATTCGGTCGGACTGGTTCCGCGTGGTTCATGCTCTGTTTGAGAAGGTCGACGTTCTGGTTCTGCCCTCGGCGCAGGTCTGGCCCTTCGATGTCGAGCAGGTGCACCCGACCGAGATCAATGGCCAGCCGATGGACACTTATCACCGTTGGATGCAGGTGGTGGTGCCGGCAAGCCTGATAGGGCTGCCGGTGGTGAACATCCCCGCAGGATTTGACGGGCGTGGTCTGCCCTTGGGGCTGCAATTGATCGGCAAACCCGGCAGCGATGCGCAATTATTGAAGCTGGCACAGGGCTGGCACCGGGCGACAGGCTATCCACAGGCGCAGCCGCCTCAACTGTAA
- a CDS encoding helix-turn-helix domain-containing protein, translated as MSAPTRSPSELRNMFGANLRQLAADYPSISELARKLGINRTQFNRYLSGESFPRPDVLARICRFFEIDARVLLEPVTEISLNQDPINNGFLRDFLGTGVQNVPEADFPSGFYRFARRSFLDHDRFVTGVVFVARHGSSTFLRGYESARSLREQGLPTNPAAREYRGIVSQQENGVSIVVSRRRTLTGSFNYLNRVASFENNFWVGYVTRTAPESAAGTRVTRLTYEYIGKDPKTVLPAARQAGFTNIDGLMPYHRRLLQPDAPFN; from the coding sequence ATGTCCGCACCAACACGCTCCCCTTCAGAACTTCGCAACATGTTTGGGGCGAATTTACGGCAACTGGCGGCGGATTATCCTTCGATCTCGGAGCTTGCCCGGAAACTTGGGATCAACCGCACCCAGTTCAACCGCTACCTCTCCGGCGAAAGCTTCCCCCGGCCTGACGTGCTCGCGCGGATCTGTCGGTTCTTCGAGATCGACGCACGGGTGTTGCTGGAGCCTGTCACCGAGATTTCGTTGAACCAAGACCCGATCAACAACGGCTTCCTGCGCGATTTTCTGGGTACAGGGGTTCAGAACGTGCCCGAAGCGGATTTCCCCAGCGGTTTCTACCGTTTTGCCCGACGCTCTTTCTTGGATCACGACAGGTTCGTTACGGGCGTGGTGTTCGTCGCGCGGCACGGCAGCAGCACCTTCCTGCGCGGGTATGAAAGTGCGCGTTCCCTGCGCGAACAGGGATTGCCCACCAACCCCGCCGCGCGGGAATATCGGGGTATCGTGTCGCAGCAGGAGAATGGTGTTTCTATCGTCGTCTCGCGGCGCCGGACGTTGACCGGATCGTTCAACTACCTCAACCGCGTGGCCTCTTTCGAAAACAACTTCTGGGTGGGCTATGTCACGCGAACGGCCCCCGAAAGTGCGGCAGGGACGCGAGTCACGCGGCTGACCTATGAGTATATTGGCAAAGACCCCAAAACGGTGCTTCCAGCAGCGCGGCAGGCGGGGTTTACCAACATCGATGGGCTGATGCCCTATCACCGCCGCCTGCTTCAGCCCGACGCGCCGTTTAACTGA
- the ilvN gene encoding acetolactate synthase small subunit translates to MAALKIKKGATSHSAYNLRPNFSDVVEKHTLAVLVENEPGALARVIGLFSGRGYNIDSLTVAEVDHTGHLSRITIVTSGTPQVIEQIKAQVGRIVPVHEVHDLTVEGPSVERELAIFKVVGKGDLRVEALRLADIFRANVVDSTLESFVFEITGAPDKIDAFAELMRPLGLADVARTGVAALARGV, encoded by the coding sequence ATGGCTGCCCTAAAAATCAAGAAAGGTGCGACCTCGCATTCCGCCTATAACCTACGGCCCAACTTCTCGGATGTGGTCGAAAAACACACGCTGGCGGTGCTGGTTGAAAACGAGCCCGGCGCGCTGGCGCGGGTGATCGGCCTGTTCTCGGGTCGGGGCTATAACATCGACAGCCTCACTGTGGCCGAGGTCGATCACACCGGGCATCTGTCACGCATCACCATTGTTACCAGCGGCACCCCGCAGGTGATTGAGCAGATCAAGGCGCAGGTGGGTCGAATCGTGCCAGTCCATGAGGTGCATGACCTCACCGTCGAAGGCCCCAGCGTGGAGCGTGAACTGGCCATTTTCAAGGTTGTCGGTAAGGGAGATCTCCGGGTTGAGGCGCTGCGATTGGCCGATATCTTCCGTGCCAATGTGGTCGACAGCACGCTGGAGAGCTTCGTCTTTGAAATCACCGGTGCGCCGGACAAGATTGACGCTTTTGCCGAATTGATGCGTCCGCTCGGCCTTGCCGATGTGGCGCGCACGGGCGTGGCTGCCCTCGCCCGTGGTGTTTGA